The following coding sequences lie in one Zingiber officinale cultivar Zhangliang chromosome 2B, Zo_v1.1, whole genome shotgun sequence genomic window:
- the LOC122047311 gene encoding cinnamoyl-CoA reductase 1-like — translation MVVAAAPVIIGGEQTVCVTGAGGFIASWLVKLLLEKGYTVKGTVRNPDDPKNDHLRAMEGAAERLVLCKADLLDYDALLEAIRGCHGVFHTASPVTDDPEQMVEPAVRGTRNVINAAAEAGTVRRVVFTSSIGAVTMNPDRGPEVVVDESCWSDLEFCKNTKNWYCYGKTVAEQSAWEVAREKGVELAVVNPVLVMGPLLQPQVNASAAHILKYLDGSARRFANAVQGYVDVRDVAAAHLRVFEAAAAAGKRFLCAERVLHREDVVRTLAKLFPEYPVPNKCSDEVNPRKKPYNFSNQALRQLGVEFRPVSQSLYETAKSLQEKGHLPVRPDQDY, via the exons ATGGTTGTCGCGGCGGCACCGGTGATCATCGGCGGAGAGCAGACGGTATGCGTCACCGGAGCCGGCGGCTTCATTGCTTCGTGGCTGGTGAAGCTTCTGCTGGAGAAAGGGTACACCGTGAAAGGAACTGTGAGAAATCCAG ATGATCCGAAGAATGATCACTTGAGGGCAATGGAAGGCGCGGCGGAGCGGCTGGTCCTCTGCAAGGCTGATCTGCTGGACTACGACGCCCTGTTAGAAGCCATTCGTGGCTGCCATGGCGTCTTCCACACCGCCTCTCCGGTCACCGACGATCCC gaGCAAATGGTGGAGCCGGCGGTGAGAGGCACGAGGAACGTGATCAATGCGGCGGCGGAGGCCGGCACCGTCCGCCGCGTGGTGTTCACCTCCTCGATCGGCGCCGTCACCATGAATCCCGACCGCGGCCCGGAGGTGGTCGTCGACGAGAGTTGCTGGAGCGACCTCGAGTTCTGCAAGAACACCAAG AATTGGTACTGTTACGGGAAGACGGTGGCGGAGCAGTCGGCGTGGGAGGTGGCGCGGGAGAAGGGAGTGGAGCTAGCGGTGGTGAATCCGGTGCTGGTGATGGGCCCGCTGCTGCAGCCGCAGGTGAACGCCAGCGCGGCACACATCCTCAAGTACCTCGACGGATCGGCGAGGCGGTTCGCCAACGCGGTGCAGGGGTACGTGGACGTGCGGGACGTCGCGGCGGCCCACCTCCGCGTCTTCGAAGCAGCCGCCGCTGCGGGAAAGCGCTTCCTCTGCGCCGAGCGCGTCCTCCACCGCGAAGACGTCGTCCGGACCCTCGCCAAGCTCTTCCCCGAGTACCCGGTCCCCAACAA ATGCTCTGACGAGGTTAATCCACGTAAAAAGCCTTATAATTTCTCAAACCAAGCTCTGAGACAGCTGGGAGTGGAGTTCAGGCCAGTGAGCCAGAGCCTGTATGAAACTGCGAAGAGCCTGCAAGAGAAGGGCCATCTCCCTGTCAGGCCTGATCAAGATTATTAG